The Amycolatopsis japonica nucleotide sequence AGGTGCTGCATTCGTTCCTGCGCGCGTTCGGCGTGCCGGGCGCGGAGGTTCCGGCGGACCTCGACGGCCGTTCGGCATTGCTGCGCAGTGTGCTGGCCACGCGTTCGGTGCTCGTCGTCCTCGACAACGCGCGGTCGGCGGACCAGGTCCGGCCGCTGCTGCCCGGGCACGCCGGCTGCGTCGTGGTCGTGACGACCCGCTCGACGTTGCAGGGGCTGGCGGTCAGCGACGACGCGCACCGGGTCACCGTGCCGCCGCTCGACGAACACGAGTCGGTCGCGCTGCTCGGCCGGTTCACCGGCAAGGCCCGGCTCGGCGCCGACGAGACCGCGCTGGCCGAGGTCGTGTCCGGCTGCAGCGGGCTGCCGCTCGCGCTGCGGATCGTCGGCGAACGGCTGGCGCACGACCGCGGCCTGGCGGAGGTGGCCGCGGCGATGCGGTCGACGAACGACCGGCTCGACGCGTTCACCACCGAGGAGGCGAGGACGTCACTGCCGGCAGTGCTGTCGTGGTCGTACGAAGCACTGCCCGGCGACGTCGCGAGCGCGTTGAGGCTGCTGGGTCTGCACCCCGGGCAGCACTGGGACGCGACCGCCGCGGAGGTGTTGCTGGACGCCGACGCGGCCGAGACGCGGCGGCTGCTGCGGGCGCTGGTGGCGGGGCATCTCCTGGAGCACCGCGTGGACGGCCGTCACGAGTTCCACGACCTGGTCCGCGACTACGCGCGCAGCCTCGCCGACCGTCGGCGGCCGGCCGCGATGCGCCGTCTCGCCGGGCATTACCTGTCCGGCGCGGCCGCCGCCGCGGACGCGATCGCGGCGAGGGACCCGAACCGGCGACCACTCCTGACCCCGGAGGTCGGCGTCCGGACGTTCGAGGGTTCCGAGGAGGCGGCTTCCTGGCTGGCGACCGAACTGCCCACGCTGCTCGCGATCGCCGAGGAGTCCGCGGGCGCGGGCGGCACCGCGTACGCCCGCGACCTGTCCACCGTGCTGTGGCAGGCGCTGCGTCTCCACGGCCACTACGACGCCTTGCACACGCTGCACGGCTTCGCGCTCGCCGAGGCACGACGGGCTGGGGACCCGTTCGGCGAACAGCAGGCGTTGACCGACGTGGCCGCCATCTGCGCCCGCGTCGGCCGGTACGACGAAGCCGTCGAGCGGCTCACCGCCTGCCTCGAAGTACCGGGCAGCCGGACGGCGACCGCCCGCGCGCTCACCACGTTGGGCACGGTGTACGCCCAACTGGGCCGGTACCCGGAGGCGGCCCAGCACCTCCGGGAGGCCGTCGAGCTGGCCCGCGAGGTCGGCGACACGCTCAACGAAGGCCGGGCTTACGGCAATCTCGGGTTCGTCCACGAGCATCTGGGTGAGCTGGATGCCGCGCTGGGGAGCTATCAGCGGGGGTTGGACATCGCGGAGCGGATCGGCGACAACGCCGCCGTCGCGATCTCCCTGCACAACCTCGGCGACGTCTACCGGGCGCTCGGCCGCTACGAGGAGGCTCGCGAGCACCTCGACCGGTCGCTGATCGTGAGCCGGGCGGCGGGTCACCGCGAGGCCGAGGGCTACGCGCTGGTGTACCTCGGGCTGGTGCATCTGCACCTCGGCGACCCGGTGACCGGGCGCGAGTACGAGGAGAAGGCGCTCGAAATCGCCGCCGCGACCGGTATCCGTCCGCTGGAAACGCTGGCGCACAACGGCTTGGGCGACAACGCCCGGGCAGGCGGCGACCGTGCGGCGGCTTTGGCGCACTACCTGCGGGCCCGCGACGTCGCCCAGCTGACCAGCGAGCAGCACGAGGAAGCGCGGGCGCTGGACGGCATCGCGGCGACCTACGAGGACGCCGGCGAGACCGAAAAGGCCCGTCCGTACCGCCATCGCGCACGGGCCCTGTACGACGCCATGGGCATCCCCGGCTGAGCAATAAGCGATCACGCGTGATCAGAAAGCGCACACGCGTGATTGGAAGCGGAACTCGCGTGATCAGAAGGCGAACACGATGATCGCCGCCCAATCACGCATGATCGCCGTCTAATCACGTGTGATCGTCGTTCAATCACGCTGCTCGATCGCGGTCCGTGTGCCTGTGGTTCCGGTTGGTGAGCGCGGTTCGCCGACCGGAACTTCCGGCGTCGAAGTTCCGGTCGGTTGTTCATGGACCGTGCCGGTCCGGCCCCAGTTGAATCGGCCGAGGTCCACTTCGGACCGACTGGGGCGTAAAGGAGTTCGGCGGAGTTGCGGGCAGAACTGGGCAGGGCCGGCCGGGTACACGAGGCGTTCGAGGACCAGGCGGGCCGGACCCCGCACCGCGTGGCGGTCATCGCCGGAGACCGGCGGACGACCTACCGGGAGCTGGACGAGGCCGCGAACGCCGTGGCGCACGCGCTGCTGGAACGCGGGATGTCGCGCGGCGCCCTGGTCGGCGTGCGCCTGCGTCGCGGACCGTGGCTGGTGCCGGTGCTGCTCGGGGTACTGAAGGCCGGTTGCGCGTACGTGCCGCTCGACCCGGCCGCCCCGCGTGCGGCGGTCGCCGAGATCGTCGAGGACTCCGGGCTGCGGCTGGTCGTGGTGGACGAACCCGGCGCGGACGAACCGGCACCGGTGCTCGCCGTCGCGGACATCGACGTCACGCGCACCACGTCCCCCGGCGTCACCGGCGCGGGTTCGGACCTCGCCTACGTGATCTACACGTCCGGCTCGACCGGACGACCCAAGGGCGTCGAAGTCGAACACCGCAACGTGCTCGCGTTGCTGCGCTGGGCGGCCGCCACCTACTCCGACGACGAACTGCGGGGCGTGCTCGGCGCCGCCTCGGTGTGTTTCGACGCGTCGGTCGCGGAGTTGTTCCCGCCGTTGGTCACCGGCGGCAGCCTCGTCCTCGCCGAGAACCTGCTGGCGCTGCCGGGTCTTCGCGACGAAGTCACGTTCGTGCAAGGCGTCCCGTCCGTGCTCGCCGTCCTGACCCGCACACCGCTCCCGCCTTCGGTGCGGACCGTCGCCATCGCCGGCGAACCGCTGAGCCGCGCGCTCGTCGACCGGATCCACCGCAACGACGGCGTCCGGCGGATCGTCAACTGCTACGGCCCGACCGAGGCCACCGTCAACTGTTCGTCCTACGAGGTCGGCCGCGACGAACGGACCGACCCGCCGATCGGGACCCCGTTGCCCGGCGCGGAATTCTCCGTACGCGACCGGGACGGCCGTCCACTCGGTGACGGCGAAACCGGCGAGCTGTGGGTCAGCGGCGCGCTCGTGACCCGGGGCTACCTCGGACGGCCCGAGCTCACCGCGAGCAAGTACGTGACCGAGAACGGCGTCCGGTACTACCGCACCGGCGATCTCGTCCGGCGGCAGGACGGCGTCCACCACTTCGCGGGCCGTGTCGACGATCAGGTGAAGGTCCGCGGGTTCCGGGTCGAACCCGGCCAGGTTCAGGCGGTGCTGCTGACCCATCCGGCGGTCGGCAACGCGGTCGTGCTCGCCCCGGCCGACGAATCCGGGGAACGACGCCTGATCGGGTTCGCCGAACCGGACGGCGACCGGCCGACCGAAGCCGCGCTGCTCGCCTGGCTGCGCGCACGACTGCCCGGACACCTCGTCCCCTCCCGGATCGCCGTACTCGACGCGATCCCGCTCGGCACCACCGGAAAGGCCGACCGGGCGGCTTTGGCGGCCTGGGTGTTCGATCGCGACGCCTCGGCCGAGTTCGTCGCTCCGCGCACCGACACCGAACGGTTGGTCGCCGAAGCCGTCACGGCGGCCTTCGGGCTGACGGACATCGGCGTGCACGACCGGTTCACCGACTCCGGCGGTCACTCGCTCGCCGCGGCGCGAGCGGTGGCGCGGCTGCGCGAAACGACCCACCGAATGATCAGCCTGGAGGGCTTCCTCACCGACGGCACGGTGGCCACCGTCGCGCGGCGGCTCGACGAAGCCCCGGTCGCCGAACCGGCGGCGGAACCGCTCAGCGACCCGCGCCGCGAGGTCTTCCCGCTCACCCACACGCAACGCGACCTGTGGACCCTCGCCCAGCTCAGCCCGACGGGCACCGCCACGACGGCCGCCTGGCGCCTGCGTCACCATGGCTCGTTCTCGCGCGAGGCGATCCAGAGCGCGGCGGACGCGCTGGTGGCCCGGCATCACGCGCTGCGCGGCACCGTCCAGGATCACGACGGCGAGCCGGTGCTCGTCATCGGTCCACCAGCCCCGGTTCCTCTCGAGGTCCTCCAGGCAGGCGAGGGATCGGCCGCGGCACGGCACGCGTTCGATCTGCGCACCGAAACCCCGTTGCTGCGGATCACGGCGCTCCGGGTCGCCGACGAAGTCACCGAGCTGATCGTCGTTTCCGACCACATCGCCACCGACGGCGTCTCGATCGGCGAGCTCATGACCGGTCTGGCGGGTGCGGACGCGCCGGAGCCGGGGGCGCAGATCGGCGACGTCGCCCTCCGCGAACAGGCACTCGAGCGGGACGACCGGCTGACGCGGTACTGGGCGGCCGAACTGGCCGGAGCGGTCCCGCCCGACGCGCTCTTCGACCGGCCCGCCCCCGGAATACAGCGGTTCCTCGGCGAGCGGGTGACCGTTCCCCTGCCCGAAACCCTGCGCACGGCGGTGGACCGGCTCGCCTCGGCCTCCGGGGTCACGCCCTTCGCGGTCTACCTGTCCGCACTGGGTGTGCTGACCGGTTCGCTGGTGAACGGCTCGGACGTCCTCCTCGGGACGGCCGCGGCGCGGCGGGATTCCGCCGATCTCGCCCATACGGTCGGCCCGCTGGTGGACGTGCTTCCCGTCCGGCTGCGCCCGGATCCGGCCGGTTCGTTCCGCGACCTGCTGCGCACCGCCATGACGACCACCGTGCGGGCCATCGACCACCGCGGCCTGTCCTCGGGCGAGCTCACCGAACTCTGGGGCGGCGACCGTCCGGCGGGGATGCCGCTCACCCCGGTGTCGCTTTCCGTGCAGCCCGCCGGGCTGCCGGTGTCGGTGCACGGGCCGGGCACCCGGCTGGACCTGCTCGGCGAACTGCCCACCGGCGGCAGCCACGCCCCGCTGACGGTCTTCGTGAACGAGCACGTCGATGGTGGTGAGCTGATCCTCGAGCACGATCCGGCGCTACTCTCCCCCGCCCGGGCGCAGTGGTTCACCCAGTCCCTGTTGCACATCCTTCGGTCCGCACTGTCCACTCCGGACGCCGAATTGTCTACTTTGGACCTGATCGGCGACGAAGAACGCGCGAAGCTCGCGGAATGGGGCACCGGCGCCCCGCTACCGCCGTCCGAGGCGGTCAGCGTCCCGGACGCGGTCCTGCGCCACGCCGCACGCGTCCCGGACGCGCTCGCGGTGTCGACGCTGACCTATCGCGAGCTGGTCGCGCGTGCCGACCGGGTCGCCCGCGCCCTGGTCGCGGCGGGCGTCCGGCGAGGGGACGCGGTCGGGGTGTGCCTGCCCCGCGACGAACTGCTCCCCGCGATGCTGCTGGCCGTATGGCGGGCAGGCGCCGGGTATCTGCCGCTGGACCCCGACCTGCCACCCGCCCGGCTCGCCCAGCTCGTCACCGAGGCGGGTGTGAACGTCGTCCTCACGCGCGGCGGCACGCGCGACATCGCCTTGCCTGGCACGGTGCTCGACGCCGATTCGGTCGCCGACGCCGAGGCGGAGCTGGTCGTGCCGAGCGGTGACTCGCTGGCCTACGTGCTCTACACGTCCGGCTCGACCGGGCGGCCGAAGGGCGTCGAGGTGACGCACGCGAACCTGCACGCCTTCGTCCAGTCTCGTCAGGTGTCGCACGGCATGGCGCCGGGCGACACCATGGCGGCGATCGCGCCCTTGGCGTTCGACGTCTCCGTCGAAGAACTGTGGTGGCCGCTCGCCTCGGGCGCGCGGTGTGTGATCGCCGACCGCGACCAGGCTGTCGACGGCCACCAACTCGCCCGGTGGATCGCAGAAAACGGCGTCACCATCGCCGATCTGACGCCGACGAGCCTGCGGATGCTGCTCGCGGCGGACTGGCCGGGCGACCCGTCCTTGCGGCTGCTGCTCGGCGGTGAGGCACTCGATCCCGACCTCGCCGCACGGGTGTTGCCGCTGGTGAGCGAGCTGTGGAACGGGTACGGCCCGACGGAGGCGACGGTCGCGGCGACCGCGCACCGGGTCACGCCCGGCGACACCTGGGTGCCGATCGGCGAACCGACGCCCGGCGCCCGCCTGTCCGTACGCGACGTCGGCGGCAGGCCCGTTCCGGCAGGCGCGATCGGCGAGCTGTGGATCGGTGGGAGCGGCGTCGCGCGCGGCTACCGCGGGCACCCGGAGCCGGCCGCGTTCGTCACCGAGGAGGACGGCCGCTGGTACCGGACGGGCGACCTCGTCCGGTGGCGGCCGGAGGGCACGCTGGAGTTCCTCGGTCGCGCCGACGACCAGGTGAAAGTGCGCGGCAACCGCTTCGAGCTCGGCGAGATCGAGGCCGCCCTGCGGTCACTGTCCGATGTGGACGACGCGGCGGTCGCGGTGATCGCGGACGGCGGCGACGCCCACCTGGCCGGCTACCTCACGCCGGCGTCGGCCGACCCGTCGGCCGCCCAGCGACACGTCGGACGGCTGCTGCCGGGATACATGGTGCCGAGCCGCTGGCTGACGCTCGACGCGCTTCCGTTGCTGCCCAACGGGAAGCTCGACCGGCGCGGGTTGCCTCCGGTGCCGTCCGCCACGACCGCCGCGGCGGCCCCGCTCTCAGCGGACGAGGAAGTGGTCGCCGAGGTCTGGCGATCCTGCCTGGACGTCGGCGAGATCGGCCCGGACAGCGATTTCTTCGCCCTCGGCGGCCGGTCCCTGGCGGCGACGCGGGTGGTGGGGACGCTGCGTGAGCGGGCGGTCCACCGGATCACCGTGCGGACGCTGTTCGACCACCCGGTGCTGTCGGACTTCACCGCCCAGCTGGGCGGCCTGCGCGCCGAACCGGCGGGTCCGGTCGAAGAACTGGTGGCGGTCGTGTGGGCCCAGACACTGGGCCACGACCGGGTCGGCGCGCTGGACGACTTCCCGTCACTCGGCGGCGATCCGGCGAAGGCCGCCCAGGTTGCGGACCGCCTGTCGGCGGCGCTCGGTTTCCCGATCCCGGCGGGGAGCGTGCTGGAGCACCCGGTCTTGCGCGAGTTCGCCAAGGCACTGAACGCCATGGCCATGACGGCCCTCGAATCCGTGCCCACGGGCGGCACGGCATGACCATCGACCAAAGGCACCACATGACCGCGGCACCGCACCTTTCCAGCCTTCTCGCGCAGCGCGCCGCAGCCGCCTTGCGCGGCGACACCACTGAGCGCCCCACGCCGCTCTCCCCCGCGCAAGCCCGGCTGTGGTTCCTCGCCCGCTTCGAACCCGACGGGCACGCCTACAACATCCCCGTCACCCTCGAACTCACCGGACCCGTCGACACCGGCGCGCTCCTCGCCGCCGTCCGGGACGTCGCACGGCGGCACGTCGTCCTCCGCAGTGTCCATCGGGAGATCGACGGCGAACCACGCGCCGTTCCCCGGTCCGCCGACGAGATCCCTGTGTCCACTGTGGACGCCCTCGGCACAGGAACCGACCGGCCCTTCGCGCTCGCCGACGAGCCGCCCATGCGGGCCACGCTCTTCCCGGCCGCGGAAGACCGTCACCTGCTGGAACTGACCTTCCACCACATCGCCATGGACGCCGCCTCGGTCGACGTCGTGCTCGAAGATCTCGCCGCCTGCTATGCCGCCCGGCTCGGCCTCCGTCCCGCACCTGAACCGCCGGACCGCCAGTACGCGGACTTCACGCCTCCCCTGCCGCATGAGGACGATCTGGCCTGGTGGTGTCGGCAGCTCGCGGGGACGGGGGTGCTGGAACTGCCCGTCGACCGGCCGCGTCCGGTCGTCGCCTCCGGCGAAGGCGCCGAGGTGCCCGTCGAGATCCCGCCGGGGCTCACCGACCGGATCCAGGACGTCGCCAGGGAGACCGGCTGCACGCCCTTCGCCGTCCTTCTCGCCTGCTGGCAGGCACTGCTCGGACGTCTCGCGGGCACGGACGACGTCGCGGTCGGTGTCCCGGAATCGGGACGACGACAGCCCGGATCGGAACGGATCGTCGGCTGTTTCGTCGACACCCTCGTGCTGCGCACGGA carries:
- a CDS encoding ATP-binding protein, giving the protein MDGQPGTNLLGELRRVAGLTQEELAERTGLTVRGISNIERGRVARPRRRSLEALARGLGLRNDQIAGFVRHYLPDADPAPRTASAPPSASVPAQLPSSSTSFTGRRDELAMLDDLAARRDRAVVVAVLEGMGGVGKTSLAVRWAQSVRAEFPDGQLFANLRGYGPGAPADPAEVLHSFLRAFGVPGAEVPADLDGRSALLRSVLATRSVLVVLDNARSADQVRPLLPGHAGCVVVVTTRSTLQGLAVSDDAHRVTVPPLDEHESVALLGRFTGKARLGADETALAEVVSGCSGLPLALRIVGERLAHDRGLAEVAAAMRSTNDRLDAFTTEEARTSLPAVLSWSYEALPGDVASALRLLGLHPGQHWDATAAEVLLDADAAETRRLLRALVAGHLLEHRVDGRHEFHDLVRDYARSLADRRRPAAMRRLAGHYLSGAAAAADAIAARDPNRRPLLTPEVGVRTFEGSEEAASWLATELPTLLAIAEESAGAGGTAYARDLSTVLWQALRLHGHYDALHTLHGFALAEARRAGDPFGEQQALTDVAAICARVGRYDEAVERLTACLEVPGSRTATARALTTLGTVYAQLGRYPEAAQHLREAVELAREVGDTLNEGRAYGNLGFVHEHLGELDAALGSYQRGLDIAERIGDNAAVAISLHNLGDVYRALGRYEEAREHLDRSLIVSRAAGHREAEGYALVYLGLVHLHLGDPVTGREYEEKALEIAAATGIRPLETLAHNGLGDNARAGGDRAAALAHYLRARDVAQLTSEQHEEARALDGIAATYEDAGETEKARPYRHRARALYDAMGIPG
- a CDS encoding non-ribosomal peptide synthetase; this encodes MRAELGRAGRVHEAFEDQAGRTPHRVAVIAGDRRTTYRELDEAANAVAHALLERGMSRGALVGVRLRRGPWLVPVLLGVLKAGCAYVPLDPAAPRAAVAEIVEDSGLRLVVVDEPGADEPAPVLAVADIDVTRTTSPGVTGAGSDLAYVIYTSGSTGRPKGVEVEHRNVLALLRWAAATYSDDELRGVLGAASVCFDASVAELFPPLVTGGSLVLAENLLALPGLRDEVTFVQGVPSVLAVLTRTPLPPSVRTVAIAGEPLSRALVDRIHRNDGVRRIVNCYGPTEATVNCSSYEVGRDERTDPPIGTPLPGAEFSVRDRDGRPLGDGETGELWVSGALVTRGYLGRPELTASKYVTENGVRYYRTGDLVRRQDGVHHFAGRVDDQVKVRGFRVEPGQVQAVLLTHPAVGNAVVLAPADESGERRLIGFAEPDGDRPTEAALLAWLRARLPGHLVPSRIAVLDAIPLGTTGKADRAALAAWVFDRDASAEFVAPRTDTERLVAEAVTAAFGLTDIGVHDRFTDSGGHSLAAARAVARLRETTHRMISLEGFLTDGTVATVARRLDEAPVAEPAAEPLSDPRREVFPLTHTQRDLWTLAQLSPTGTATTAAWRLRHHGSFSREAIQSAADALVARHHALRGTVQDHDGEPVLVIGPPAPVPLEVLQAGEGSAAARHAFDLRTETPLLRITALRVADEVTELIVVSDHIATDGVSIGELMTGLAGADAPEPGAQIGDVALREQALERDDRLTRYWAAELAGAVPPDALFDRPAPGIQRFLGERVTVPLPETLRTAVDRLASASGVTPFAVYLSALGVLTGSLVNGSDVLLGTAAARRDSADLAHTVGPLVDVLPVRLRPDPAGSFRDLLRTAMTTTVRAIDHRGLSSGELTELWGGDRPAGMPLTPVSLSVQPAGLPVSVHGPGTRLDLLGELPTGGSHAPLTVFVNEHVDGGELILEHDPALLSPARAQWFTQSLLHILRSALSTPDAELSTLDLIGDEERAKLAEWGTGAPLPPSEAVSVPDAVLRHAARVPDALAVSTLTYRELVARADRVARALVAAGVRRGDAVGVCLPRDELLPAMLLAVWRAGAGYLPLDPDLPPARLAQLVTEAGVNVVLTRGGTRDIALPGTVLDADSVADAEAELVVPSGDSLAYVLYTSGSTGRPKGVEVTHANLHAFVQSRQVSHGMAPGDTMAAIAPLAFDVSVEELWWPLASGARCVIADRDQAVDGHQLARWIAENGVTIADLTPTSLRMLLAADWPGDPSLRLLLGGEALDPDLAARVLPLVSELWNGYGPTEATVAATAHRVTPGDTWVPIGEPTPGARLSVRDVGGRPVPAGAIGELWIGGSGVARGYRGHPEPAAFVTEEDGRWYRTGDLVRWRPEGTLEFLGRADDQVKVRGNRFELGEIEAALRSLSDVDDAAVAVIADGGDAHLAGYLTPASADPSAAQRHVGRLLPGYMVPSRWLTLDALPLLPNGKLDRRGLPPVPSATTAAAAPLSADEEVVAEVWRSCLDVGEIGPDSDFFALGGRSLAATRVVGTLRERAVHRITVRTLFDHPVLSDFTAQLGGLRAEPAGPVEELVAVVWAQTLGHDRVGALDDFPSLGGDPAKAAQVADRLSAALGFPIPAGSVLEHPVLREFAKALNAMAMTALESVPTGGTA